A stretch of DNA from Adhaeribacter swui:
AAGTTGGAGCCTAATTATATTAACCCGTATATCCCCCGTACTCCCATTTGCCTTAATGACTTTCATTTTAGCAATGATGAAAGTGAATAAGCGCAAATTTCTATTAGCCAGTATTGTAGGGATGTTACCCCGAACTTTGTTTTTCTTTTGGTTAGGTACTCAAGCCCAAGATATAATCCTCTTGTTGCAAAATTCAGATACTGGTACTAGTGGCAAATTACTTTTAATTGCTCTTATCGCTATATCAGTATTTGGTCTATATTACCTATTTAATCGTGCTTTGAAAAGAGCTCTTTCGCGACAATCGGCTCGACAATAGCACTAGACAAATAGGAGTATTTTACCCGAGGACTTTTAAAGTTTTTTAGCCTTTAATCGCAAGCTGTTAGCTACCACCGATACGGAACTTAGCGCCATGGCTGCTCCGGCAATCATAGGGTCCAATAAAAATCCATATAACGGATATAGTACTCCGGCTGCAATAGGAATGCCAATCAGGTTATAAATAAAAGCCCAAAATAAATTTTGACGAATGGCATTTACCGTTAAACGGGATAATTTGAGTGCTTTGGGGAGTAGTTGCAAATCGGAGGTAATCAAGGTCATCTTAGCGACATCAATGGCTATATCAGACCCTTTACCCATCGCAATGCTCACATTGGCCTGAGCCAAAGCCTGGGAGTCGTTAATACCATCGCCTACCATACCCACTATTTTGCCTTCATTTTGAAGTTTCTTTACAAAATTTGCTTTATCGCTGGGCATTACTTCCGCTTGAAAATGGGATATTCCTACTTGCCTTGCCACAGAAGCAGCTGTACGGGCATTGTCACCCGTGAGCATGTAAACTTCAATTCCGCGTTGCTGCAGCACTTGAATAGCTTTGGCGGATGTTTCTTTTACTTTATCGGCAATAGCCAAAATGGCTACCACTTTGCTTTTCTCCGTAAAATAAATTACCGTTTTGGCCGCATCAGTCCAGGTATCCGCTAAACTAGAAAGCTCTGCAGGCAGCGTTATTTTTTGGGAATGTATATACTTAGGGCTACCGACTTGGTAAGTCCAGCCTTGCCAGCTAGCTTTTATACCATTACCCGTTACGCTTTCAAAACTGTCTAAAGAAACTGCTGAACTCACCTCGTCTCGTAAATATCGAACGACTGCCTCAGCCAGGGGGTGTTCGGATTGTTGCTCCATAGAAAATAAAGCAGCTTTCAACTCATTTTGCCGAAAACGAGCTTCATCCGACCAAACTAAATCCGTAACAACTGGTTTGCCCTCCGTGATAGTACCGGTTTTATCTAAAATTATAGCATTCAGACGGTAGGCTTGTTCTAGGCTTTCGGCATCTTTTATCAGAATACCTTGCTCCGCCCCCTTACCTACCCCTACCATAATAGCGGTAGGGGTAGCTAAACCTAATGCACAGGGGCAAGCTATTACCAATACAGTCACAAAAGCCAGTAATCCTTGAGTTAAACCATTATTCCCACCTAAAACTAACCAGGTAACCAAGCTGAGTAAAGCCAACACAAACACAACTGGTACAAAAATACCAGCAATTTTGTCAACTAGCTTTTGCACTGGGGCTTTGGATCCTTGCGCATCTTGCACGAGTTTAATGATTTGGGCCAGTAAGGTTTCACTCCCTACCTTTTCCGCCCTAAACCGAAAACTACCTTTTTGATTAATGGTACCGGCAAACACTTTATCGCCAATTTGTTTAGAAACGGGTACAGGCTCCCCACTGATCATGGATTCATCTACAAAAGAATTGCCGGAAGAAACTTCCCCATCTACCGGCACTTTTTCGCCCGCCCGAACTAATAAAATATTTCCTGTTTGAATAGTTGAAACCGGCACTTCCCGCTCGGTGTTGCCTTCGACGAGCCAAACGGTTTTCGGCTGCAAACCTATAAGCTTTTTAATGGCCGATGAAGTATTAGACTTAGCTCTTTCCTCCAGCAATTTACCTAATAATATAAAAACAATGACTACAGCGGAAGCTTCAAAATAAACGTGCGGGTGCAAACCGCGAGCATGCCAAAACTCTGGATACAACGTATTAAAAACGCTAAAAACGAATGCTGTACCGGTGCTTAAGGCCACTAAGGTATCCATATTAGCTCTTCCATGCCGGGCCTGTCGGAAGGCATTCACGAAGAAATTTCGACCAAAATAAAATAGCACCGGTGCAGTTAGCGCCATCATTATCCAGTTGCCATAAGGCAAATCCATAAAGAACATCCCAATGATAACTACGGGTAGAGTAAGCAGACCCGCCAATAAGGTTTTTTTCTTTAAAGCCTGGAAATGGGTTTGTTGAGCTTCTTCCTGTTTTTCTTGTGCATTCTCCGTATCAATAATTAAATCATACCCTATGGACTGTAGTGCCTTTTGCATATCGGTTACTTTAACCTGCTTGGGATTATAAGTAACCTGTAAAGTTTGGGTGGCAAAATTTACATTCGCTTGGGAAACCCCTGGAGTACTAGCAACAATTGATTCTGCGCTTATAGCACAGGCAGCGCAGGTCATACCGGTAACCGGCATGGAGGCCTGAGCATTTATTCCGGGTGCCTTTTGTATAGAAGTATCTGGAGTTTGAGTTAAAGTTTCCATAAACTAATTTTGATTATTTTAAATCAAAGGTAAAAAGGCTAATGGCTGGAAGCGTTATAGAATTTTAGCTAAGAGTAATATGATTTTGCTTTAGGGACCGAATAATTTATATTAGCTTTCTATAAAGGACTTAGGTAAGTCATTTATAGAAAGCGGTTAAAAACTGACTTAAAAGTT
This window harbors:
- a CDS encoding heavy metal translocating P-type ATPase; its protein translation is METLTQTPDTSIQKAPGINAQASMPVTGMTCAACAISAESIVASTPGVSQANVNFATQTLQVTYNPKQVKVTDMQKALQSIGYDLIIDTENAQEKQEEAQQTHFQALKKKTLLAGLLTLPVVIIGMFFMDLPYGNWIMMALTAPVLFYFGRNFFVNAFRQARHGRANMDTLVALSTGTAFVFSVFNTLYPEFWHARGLHPHVYFEASAVVIVFILLGKLLEERAKSNTSSAIKKLIGLQPKTVWLVEGNTEREVPVSTIQTGNILLVRAGEKVPVDGEVSSGNSFVDESMISGEPVPVSKQIGDKVFAGTINQKGSFRFRAEKVGSETLLAQIIKLVQDAQGSKAPVQKLVDKIAGIFVPVVFVLALLSLVTWLVLGGNNGLTQGLLAFVTVLVIACPCALGLATPTAIMVGVGKGAEQGILIKDAESLEQAYRLNAIILDKTGTITEGKPVVTDLVWSDEARFRQNELKAALFSMEQQSEHPLAEAVVRYLRDEVSSAVSLDSFESVTGNGIKASWQGWTYQVGSPKYIHSQKITLPAELSSLADTWTDAAKTVIYFTEKSKVVAILAIADKVKETSAKAIQVLQQRGIEVYMLTGDNARTAASVARQVGISHFQAEVMPSDKANFVKKLQNEGKIVGMVGDGINDSQALAQANVSIAMGKGSDIAIDVAKMTLITSDLQLLPKALKLSRLTVNAIRQNLFWAFIYNLIGIPIAAGVLYPLYGFLLDPMIAGAAMALSSVSVVANSLRLKAKKL